The Falco rusticolus isolate bFalRus1 chromosome 20, bFalRus1.pri, whole genome shotgun sequence region GTCACcttgcccagcaccagctgcaccTTCCCCGACTTGCGGATGAGCAGTTTCCCCACCTGCCCCTCGGGGAGGTCGGCCAGGGTGCAGGTGTTCTCCGCCTGCTTCGCCTCCTGCGAGGGACACCGTGGGATGAGGGGGGGGCCACAGGCATCACCACGCAGCCCCCTGACCCCcgacttcccccccccctcccccagcctttACCTGGGTTTTCTCCTGCTTCACCACGACCACTTGGCCTTCTTCGTTTTGCAGCTCCGTCTTGATGGGTTTGGTGTCCTGGGTGGGGGGCTGGCCGGGCAGCGTGTCgggcagctggaggaagagcagcTCCTCCTCGGCCGACAGggtcagctgctgcagcagctcggCCACCGAGACGTCCCGGGGGAAACCGGGGGGGCCCTTGCTCTGCGTTGGCGTGGGTAGGGGGTCCTCATCGCACGGCTCTTCTTTCACTGGCACCACAGCGGGGAGAGGCGGCGGGTGGGCACGAGAaggggggcagctccccccccaccccctcccaacCCTtgtgctgcccccccccccaccccagcccaccttTCACCGCCGGGGGGTCCAGCTCCATCTTCTCATCCTTGGGGCcgggcagccagggctgggggtcctCCTGCTCCGCCGCCTCCTCCTTGAAGAGCCAGCCCGAGTGGGCCAGCGGCAGCTGCACCGGCTTGTTACGGATGTCGTTCTTCAGCCCCGGATCATCGAGGAActgtgggggtgggagaggggacaCTCAGCACCAGTGGCACCGAAGCTGCCACCGCCACTCCCTCCCCGGCTTCACTCACATCGTCCTTCTGCAGCATCCGCAGGATCTTGCTTCGTCTCCTCGTCCgtctccctcttctccttctgATGTGATGATGGTGGAAGGGCCGAAGTCCGCATGTCCACCGTCTTGTCCCAGGAGCCggctgggaggggggagcagccctggggtgaGCCCCCAGCCAGGTGGGACAAGCCCGAGACCCACCGTGGGATGGGGGGCAGCTCCCGTTACCTTTCTTCTTCATCATTTCAGCGGGCCCTGCTCGAAGATGGAGTGGGACTGGATAACCTcgggccggccccggccccggctgtGCCCATCGCGCTGCCGCTCCcgctccttcttctccttcttgaCGGAGACATCCTCCCTGGCCTgatggggtgggtggggtgtgtgtggggtggggaggaagggggtcCATCACCCCCCAGCACGGGTTCCAGCTGTGGGGGGACGTTTTCGGCCCAGCGGTGTGGGCAAAAAACCGCCTCCGCGCCCCAGGGGAAACGCTTACGAGGCCACTTACTCGTCCTTGATCTTCCCTGCTAATTATGTTGGGGGTGAAGGTTTCTGCGAACGAGAGCAGAGGGACAAGTCGCTGCACGAGCCCAGATAAGGCAACAGAAACAAACCGGCCGCGGCGCTGGAGGCGGCGGCTGCGGACCTGCCTGCGTCCCGCATGGACACCaccccattccccaccccctgcaccccaaaaccccccaggctgccaccctccccgccccccccccccctcctcctcacccgCCCGCCTGTGTTCTGGGTCTCCAAACCCCGCTCCCCAAGCAGTGGGGCAGGATGGAGGGTCACCCCGGAGGTtggtccccccgccccctcccaAGGAACTCACCTTCTTGACGCCTCCCAGGGTGAGGTCGCGGGAGCGGATGGAGGGCAGGCGccgggggtgagggggggggcgggggggcgcctGCCGAGCAGCCCCGGGCCCGGGGAGCGCCggcaggctgcccggggagccACTGTCACCACGCCCCCTCCGCCATCCTCGGCCTGGCCCTGCGGGGGGGACGAGTCAGGGGCACCCAGTGAGCAGGCCTCCCAcatggggctcagccccccccaaaccccccccccccccccccggtccctcccctgcacccccagcNNNNNNNNNNNNNNNNNNNNNNNNNNNNNNNNNNNNNNNNNNNNNNNNNNNNNNNNNNNNNNNNNNNNNNNNNNNNNNNNNNNNNNNNNNNNNNNNNNNNGACCTAGAACGGGGGGCTGAGGCTCGCAAGCCCTTCATTACGGTGTGCCCGCAGACGAGGGGGTCCGGGGCAGACACAGGCAGAGAGTGGGCTGATGTCCCGGTGGGCGCAGGGTGGGCACAGCAGTGGTACCGGGCTTTCACGGAACGGCACAGTGGGGTGTCTCATGGGGGGCGGGCAGCGTGTTCCCTCTGCCTTTGAACAGCATCCTGCATCCGGTGGGAGGTAAGGtaggggggggtggggcagagggagccCTGGCACGCTGAGAACACCAGCGGCATCCTGGCTGCAAACCTCCAGTGATGgccctccccaccacccctcGTGCATGCAGCCCCTGGACCCCCATCCACACCCCCCACACAGCTGAACTAGACACGCAAAACACCAAGTTTTGGTGGTGAGGGACCAAGCTGGCCAGGGCACTGACAAGCGGGAGCAGGAGGTGGTGCAAGCAGTGGCTCGGTGAAGCCAGTGGTGTCACCTGCAGCAGTGTACCCCCCTGCCCGCTGCACTGGGGCTGGCAATTAGCCACGGGGAGGACTCGGGCCAAGGGGCACAGGGACAGAGGTACAGTGGGGGACCACCGCCGCGCGTGGGGCCTGCTGCCCCAGGCATCCTCGACCACCGGGCTGTGCCGTGCCAGCACCTCGCCGTGCCAGCGCTGCAGCGGCCTGCGGGAAGGAGAGGGCacggtgggcagcagcaggggggcCGGCTGGGCAGCCCTACCCCCAGCACAACCACCTACCGACGGGCCAGTCCGCC contains the following coding sequences:
- the LOC119140455 gene encoding LOW QUALITY PROTEIN: DNA-directed RNA polymerase III subunit RPC4-like (The sequence of the model RefSeq protein was modified relative to this genomic sequence to represent the inferred CDS: deleted 1 base in 1 codon), whose translation is MMKKKAGSWDKTVDMRTSALPPSSHQKEKRETDEETKQILRMLQKDDFLDDPGLKNDIRNKPVQLPLAHSGWLFKEEAAEQEDPQPWLPGPKDEKMELDPPAVKVKEEPCDEDPLPTPTQSKGPPGFPRDVSVAELLQQLTLSAEEELLFLQLPDTLPGQPPTQDTKPIKTELQNEEGQVVVVKQEKTQEAKQAENTCTLADLPEGQVGKLLIRKSGKVQLVLGKVTLDVTMGTPCSFLQELVSVGIGDNRTGEMIVLGHVKQKLVCSPDFEALLEHRHR